TAGCATAAAAAGACACTTATTCATTATAGTCACCAAGGGAACCCTTGTAGGGAAATGACTGGAGATCGACGGCAAATGGAGAACACGCCCTTTGAGATTAAGCGGAAATCACTCCGCCAACGAAAAAATAAATGGACACCGTCCAATATGAAAGATTTATTCCGCACCCTATAATAAAACTGGCGGGTGTATTTTTATGCCTGCATACAATCAAAAACGAAATGAAAGGGGAGCATGCTTATAATGGCTAAGACAACAACGGTTTACTTGGAAAATGTAAGAAAAAACGACTACATGTGCTGGCATATATGCTCGCAATGCCTTAACACGGGAAAGATTGTACTTCGGGATGACAGTACAGTTTATCTCATGGTTGAAAAGAATACAAAAAGCACATCAATCCAGCATCTGTCGCAAGGCGCGGATACCTACCGGGGCGGCGCGAATCTTCGCTTCGAGATAACCGTGGACACCACTGCCGAACTGAGGACATCCAATGCCGGGGATGCGATATTGGACAGCAGCGGGCGCAATGTTGGTTTTATCTATAACTATTGCGTAGAGGACTCCACCGACAACGACTTCAATGATTTTTACTTAAATATCGCTGCTTGGCGTAATAAAGGATAGGGAGGATTGGCATGGATATCAATTTTCATTATTACGCGGTCAAGGCGGTCGCCAGGAAGGCTGGTTTTGATGAAGCCGAGGCTCAGGCCATAGCGAGTTTTTCCCAATATGTAGACGACTTCACCGACTGGGTGCCGTTTTTTACTAGAAACGTACCGGAATGGGCGCGGAGCCTCGCTACAAATGTAGGCTTTGGGTATATGTTTCACCCGGCGACAACAGGCTTTAACAGTATGGCCACACTTGCCCGCGAAGGTAACCAGAAGTGGATTGTTGCGCCATTTCACTTCATTCCGTCAGCGCCGCTCAATACTTTGCTGGACTACAAGAACTATCGTGTCGCGCCGGCGTATATAAACGTCCCGTCTCTGATTAGCAACATGCTGGAGGAAGCCAGATTGGAACTGGCGCATCCCGCGGCGGCACGTCCCGCGGTGCTGATGAAAATCGGGATGCTTCTTCATATTTTTGCGGACACTTACTCGCATCAGCGTTTTTCCGGATTTTGGAGCTGGGTAAATCACAGCAAGCTAACCAGCGTGATCGAAAATGACGACGCGGGCGCTGATGTCGATATAACCGCCTCCTATTCCCCCGATGATTATTACAAGATCACGTCCATTGGTCACGCAAATGTCAACCACGCGCCGGACGACAGCAATGTCAGATTTTCGATGCTTCAAAAGGCGGCGGAGGGGGATGGCGAAGAAACCGTACCCTACACAAGGAGCAACACGGCGGACTTTATCGACGCGGCGGAGCAGATTATGATCTTTCTTCGGAACTGCCGCGGCTTGCCCCCCATAGTTGAGGCCGAGTGGGGGCCTTTTCGGGATCGCTTCAGGCTGGGGCTGCTCACCGCGCTTAAAGAAACGGCGGCGTTGGGTGGCCACTGGCACGGAATATTCCCAGAGTATGAGTTCCATTATGAAAAGGATACTCTTTTACAGGGGCTGGCGGCCGCGATCCCCCTTGAAGGGGAGGCCAGAAGATTTTCGGAAGCGCATGGTATCGAGCCGCAGTTGAGAACGGCGACGAGCGACACGTATTTTCGCTACAACGTAATCGCAGACCAAATCCGCCGTATGGTGGTTGGCGAAGTACACGCGCCCGGACACGTTGAGGAACTGAGAGCGGAAGCGAGGGCGGTATTCGGCGCGGCTGCGCCGGCAAATTCAAGATAAGAAGGAGAGAACTGAAAACGGCGTAAGAAAAACAAAATAGTCATTAGATCAAAGAACAGCGCACAGACTGAATTTTACAGTCTGTGCGCTGTTCTTTGTTTTTATGTCGGATTGATGTTTGCTTTGATGTTGTTGGCGTTTGCTTTCATGGCTTTCTAAGCTTCCCCTGATTCAATTTCCGTCATGGTGCGTCCGGTTCTGATGCTGGTGGTAAATGCGGAAATCCCGTCGCCGGTTTGGGCATACGCATCTTTCTCTTTCACCAACAGCCAGTTGTCTTTGGTCTCCCCCGCTTTCCCTTTCAAGCGTATCAGAGCCCACCTTCCTTTAAGCCTTTGTCCTTTCAGCATAAACTTCAGCATACCCTCACGAAGTCCGTCGGCCACATCCCCGGAGGGCTCCCAATGCCCTTCATCCCAGAGCATGACGACTCCGCCGCCATATTCTCCTTTGGGAATAGTTCCTTCAAAGTTCCTATATTCCAGGGGATGCTCCTCCACCCGTACGGCGAGCCTCTTGTCCCGGGTGTCATAAGAAGGGCCCTTGGGCACTGCCCAACTCAACAGGGCTTCGTCCCATTCCAGACGGAAATCGTAGTGATCTCTGCGGGCCAGATGGTGCTGAACGACAAACCTCAGACCTTCTCCGGCATTTTCTGTCATGCCCTCCGGTTCCAAGGTTCTGGTAAAATTCCTTTTTCGGTTGTACACACTGAGTTTTTCAGCCATATGATCATACCGGTGCCTTCCCTTTTCATTCTTTCCATCAGAAGCAGTGTAGGCAAATTTTGCCCACACAGTGAATTTCTTTCAAGTTCGCCTTTTTTAAAAATATTTCTTATATGTTTTCCAATTACACTTCTATCACGCTGAAATAATTCTGCCATTTGGTCAATAGATAGCCAAACTGTATCACCGTCAAAAGTAGTTTCTATTTTAGTTGAACCATCGTCTGTTTGATACATTATAATTTCAGAGTCCACATTTACTCCCCTTACACACTTTTCCTTTATTATACATGTTTCAGCAAGACATTTCCATTATATTGCTTTTTGTTAAGATTTGAATTTTCAGTTTTTTTGCCATGCTATCAATAGGAATCTGTCCTGCTTCATCATCAAACTCTACATCTATGTTGATATGTGTGCCTGCTTTTTTTGGGGAGAGCGATACAACCGTCTCAACGTGCCTTAAAGATACAAAAAAGATGCCGTATTTTGCTGGTATCTCCTTGGCGGCATCTTATTTCCTATAATAACCATCTATAGTAATGTCTATCTAATCCTTCGTCCTTCAAAGGCTGGGTCATGGCGCTACAAAACATGATTCACAATAACTCAGGCAGACGTCGGGCAAAATCTCTTCAGACCCAGCAGATCGGCGACTCCGGCGATGGTCGTTCCATAAAAAAACACGGGCTTTTTCATTTTGATAAACGGGTCAATGGTTCCGTTGGCTATGGTGCTCCCTGTGGCAAAAATAATATCGCTCCAGGCCTCAATCTCCTGAGGGTCAATATCACCGTCTTCAATAAGGACATTGCATTTTACGTGGCCTATGTTATCGGGATCAAGGTCGAAAACTCTGGTTTCAAAGTGGCCGGCCAATTGCTCTGCGATGGCGGGCTGCAGTCCTATCACTGCAATTTTAGGGTCTCCAAAGGTTTGCTTGACAAATTGAACGGCCTGTAAGCTGCATTCCTTCGGTCCGGCATCCTTACAGTGAATGGTATTGGAGGCGCGGCCAAGTTTTCTCAGTGCGGCGTTCAGTGAGGCAATAATAACCGCGCGGCGAAAATTATTGGTGGCCGGCATGGTCAGAGCGCTTTCCAGAGTTCCTTCATAAAGACCGGGCATATCTGTAAACGCTTGGCCCGCAAAGCCGTCGATGTTTGCCTGCATAAGTTTTTCCTTACCCTTTTGCAGGGGAAAATCGTTTCTTTCCGGCGAACCTATGGCCTCCTGTACGGTTAGTGCCCTGCAGGTAATTTTGACAGTAGCGTCGCTTAGTTGAGGATCTCGTAAAATGTCGTTGATATGTGGCTCTAAATCCTTAAATATTGTGGGTATTTCCATATTAAGTCACCCCTTTTAAGATATCCATAAAACCTGTTGCATACTTAATATACATCATTTGGCATGCTAAAAAAAGTACAACTGGCGGTAAAAATTATAGGATGACGCCGGGTTGTTCCGTATGCGGCTCGGAGGGGATTATATTAATGTTCTCCGGGTTAATGGACAGTTGCAGAGTATCACCCTTGCTTAAGCTTAAATCCTGCCATTCCGCCAAAGGCATAATGACTTTCCAGTGTCCGTTGCCGCTGCATATAATTTCTACGTATGATCCGCTGAAAGATATACTGTCAACTAATGCCGGCCAGCAATTAGGTGAACTCCTTATGATTTGCGCCTCATGACATTTAAACCTTGCCTGTCCGGTTTGTTGATGAGTTTTGTGGAAGGCCGTGTTCTTCATGCCGAGAAATTGCGCCGCAAATGGTGTGGCGGGGCGCATAAACAAATCCCGGGGGTTATCCGTTTGTTCAATTTGGCCGTTTTTTATGAGTATAATTTGCGTGCCCAGATGCATGGCTTCGGTGAAATCATGGGTCACATGGATAATGCCGATTTTCTCCTTGCAGTGAATATCTTTTAATAAACTCTGTATGGACAGGCGTGTTTGTGGATCCAACGCCGATAATGGTTCATCTAACAGCAGCAGGGCCGGGCGTGTAAGTAAGGCCCTGGCCAGTGAAACCCGCTGTCTTTCACCACCGCTTAAAAAGTGCGGCGGTCTTTCCAGCAGGTGGGTTAAATCCATTGTTTCAATAAGTTGTTCCATATACCGGAGGGTCTGCTGATCCGATTCCAACTTCCGGGCCCGGGCACCGAATAAAATATTTTCCCTGACCGATAAAAAAGGATACAAAGGGTTATCTTGATAAGCAAAACCCAGCCGCCTTTTTTCAGGCGGCAGCTTGGTTATATCCTTGTCCTGCATAGTTATGGAGCCTTTGCCGGGGGTGTAATGACCGGCTATGGTCTCCAGCAAAAGGGTTTTACCGCATCCGGTAGGACCAAGGATAACCATATAATCATTATGTTTAAGGCTGAAGTTAATGTCTTGCAATGCGAAGTTACCTGCTTTGACATATAGGTCGCGCACCGTCAGCAAGTTGCTCATATATGCACCTCGGTTTTGGTAATTATCTTTAATAAGGTTAGCAGCACCAAAGCTAATAGCAGCATAATTACCGCGATAACCAGGGAAAATTGCAGGTCGCCGATGGACATATTCAAAAACACAGCTACGGACAGTGTCTCGGTTTTCATTCTGACTATACCGGCCAGCATGGCTGTTGCGCCGAACTCACCCAGCGTTCTGGCCCAGGCCATGGTAAGGCCCCCCAATAACCCGTTTTTAGCCAGCGGCAAGGTAACCTTTAAAAAAACTTTTTCAGGCGGGTAGCCTAGCGTACGGGCTATTTTTTCCAGCCGCAAATCAATGGTGGAAAAAGCATGCTTAAAAGTTTTAATGGCGAAAGGGGTGGCGATAAACCACTGGGCCAGCACCACACCCCGTTGGGAAAACACTATGTCAAGGCCGATTCTGGCGAGACTATCACCAAGAATAGGCCCGAAGAGTATCAAGAGTGCTACTCCGCTTACCAGGGGCGGCAAGACAATAGGCACATCCATCAAGGTATCGACCAGCACTTTGCCGGGAAAGTTATATCGGGCCAGAATGTAGCCGCATGGAATAGCCGTCAGCCCTGCCAGTAGGGTAGCCAGCACGGTTGTCCACAGAGTGAAGATAATCGCAAAGTGAAATTCCGGGTTGTGTCGTATGGCGGCGATTTCGCCCCAATTGCCGTAGACAAAAAGGCCGCCGATTAAAAGCAGCATGAACGCGGTCATCAATATTAAAACCAGCCGGAAAATCACGTTATACAGGTTAAAACGGGCGACTGTCATGGTTGTTCAGTTTTAAAACCATATTTAGCAAATACCTCCGGGCCGTTTTCCTGCATGAAGTCAAGAAAACCAGCGGCCAGTTCATTATTCTCAGAGAATGTCAGACTGGCGCAAGGTATTTCCTCAGGGGGATTGATTTCCGGGTCTATTTCCACCAAATCAAGTTTATCGCGGTTCTTATAGTAGTTGCTGTATTCGGCGATGCCTGCGTCACCTTGACCCATGGTAAGGGTGGATAAAACCTTGGGTACCGTTTCGACTACTGTAAGTGTGTTTTTCTCGATCTCTTCCTCAATACCCAGCTTGGCGAATACCTTATAAACGGTACGTCCGATGGCGGTAGCTTCTTTATCCGGCAATACTAATTTTACTCCCGGCCCGGCCAGATCGTTTATGCTATGAATATTCGCCGGATTCCCCTTGGGGACAACTATTACCGGTGTATGGTAAGCGATAGGGCTTACGTAGTCGGCAATGTATCCTTTTTCCTGGATACTTTTCATATAGCTGATGCCTCCGGGCATATAAATGTCTCCGTGCTTGGTTGTTTCCATTTGGTTGATTAAAACTCCCGTGTTATTAAAGGTCATTTCCACTTTGTTGCCGGTTTCCTGCTCATATTTCGTTACCAATTCAACCACCGGCTCTTTGAGGTTGGCGCCTACATAAGCAAACAGCTCCGCCTGATCCTTGTTGGTTTGTTTGGCGGCGGGATCTTCTCCGGGTGATTCCGCTTGCTCGCCGCACCCGGCGAGCTGCGCCGACATAATCAATACCAGTAAAAGCACTAAAAGATGTCTAATCGGTTTAATATTCAAATTGATTTCCCCCTTTTATAGTGTTGTTAATAAGAAACAAATTTTTATCGAATTCCAAGACTCCCATTTCTATAAGTGGGAGTTCCTATTTTACTTCAGGTGGGGTAGAATCCCCATCTGAAGCCTTAATGTTCAGCCTTGGCTGAACGAGTTCACTATGTGATTTTAATTTTGTGCCTTATAAGGCGGTTCCCGGCATGTACTACATTAGAGTCATGTTAACAATGTCGCGATATTCGCCTGCTTGGGTATGGTGGTTGCCTGATTGGCAAAGATATGCTTTTATCAGGCAGGCCGTCTATAATTATGGAGAGACATGATAGTATAAGAATTCGCACAATAATAAGCGGGAGCGAAGTGAATGCAGTTTCCAATTTATTCTCCTCATGTGCGGTACCGGCGAAACATGTAGTTAATTAATTATTTTTTATTGTGTTAAATTAACTTAAATCGATGGTGTGATATTGAATCAAAGAATACAACATAATAAGAAACAACATAACGCAACTTAGAATTAATAATAATACCAGGCAAAATTGATGTCAATAGTTAATACATGTTATAAATAAACATGAGGCTAATTGATATATTATTGGTGGGATTTTATTAGGGCGTGTACTGTTGCCGTTGATGGCGGTATAATAATAGAAAATGCAGGTCAATATTGCCAACGCGACTAAAACGAGCCAACCTGTTATACACTCTTGATGTACTGCCGGCTTTAAAGTATGATGATAACAATTGTAAATATAACGAATAATTGCTGTCTGCAATAACGATAGCAAATCATACCGGAAGAAAGTAAGCTGAGTTTTGCAGAATGACATATGGGTTAAAGCATAAATAAGAGTCATGTAAATAATTTAAGAAAGGAAAAGGTTTCTAAGCGGTTGAATCCTGTTATGCTGCCTCCCGTTGAGTCGGACGGGAGAAATCTAAATAATAATTTTGTTTAGATTTTGGAAACCAGGGATGCATTTGAAGGAAGATCTTTCTTTGACGCCTGAAGAAGTAGCCGGGATTTTGAAAATCGCTAAAAATACGGTTTACGAATTGGTCAAAAGAGGAGAACTCCCGGCATATAGGGTGGGCCGGAAAATACGGATTGAGTTAAATGATGTGCTGACGTATAAAAAACAAGGTAAAAAGACAGTCGTATCCGGTTTGCCCGGTGAGTTTTCACCTCCGGAAGTTACGAGCGGTTATATGGTTGTATGCGGCCAGGATGCTTTATTGGATATATTAACCCGGCATTTGGAGCAAACCCCCGGGGGAATGCGTGTTTTTAGACATTATGTGGGCAGTTTTGCCGGTTTGATGGCTCTTTATCATGGTAAAGTTCATATGACGGCGATTCATCTTTGGGATGGTCATTCGGGGCAATATAATATTCCCTTTGTGCGTTATATGTTGCCCGGCATCCCCACGGTAATTATCCACTTGACTTGCCGAATGCAAGGTTTTTATGTGGCTGAAGGCAATCCGCATAATATCGGCGGTTGGAGTGATTTAACGAAAACCGGGGTACGTTTTGTTAACCGTGAAAAAGGCAGCGGCACCCGTGTTTTGCTTGATGGGCAGTTGAACTTGCGAGGCATTGACCGGAAAAAGATTGTTGGTTATGAAACGGAAGAATTATCGCATTTAAGTGTTGCCAGCACTGTGGCCAGAGACGCGGCCGATGTAGGGCTCGGTAATGAAAAAGCATCATTGCAGGTGCGGGGGATTAGCTTTATTCCAATGCAAAAAGAGCGTTATGATCTGGTCATAAAAAAAGAAGATATGGAAAAGCCCGAGTATCAGGCTGTGCTGGATATCATTCGGTCGTCTTCGTTTAAATCGGAGCTTAAGGGGCTTGGAGACTATGATTTGACTGAAACAGGCATGATTATGGCTGAGACGTGAGTATATGCTTAGAGCCACCATTGCAAAATGGTGGCTCTAAGCATATATAAGCTGGCAACTTTCCCAAATGCTTGTCGGGTGTCCCTCTGCAGCGGTATAAAAAGATTAGCGGTGAACCGTGGGGTTGCCGCTACCGCTAAAAATCACCGAACTTAATGCCTTGGGCCAGTGGTAATTTATCTCCCCAGTTGATGGTAACGGTTTGTCTCCTCATGTAGCCTTTCCAGGCATCGGAACCGGACTCGCGTCCACCGCCGGTGTCTTTCTCACCGCCGAAGGCTCCGCCGATTTCCGCGCCGGAAGTGCCGATGTTGACATTGGCTATACCGCAGTCGGATCCCTGTGGTCCCAGGAATTTCTCCACTTCGTGCAAGTTGGAGGAAAAAATGGCTGATGACAGCCCTTGCGGTACATCGTTGTGCATTTGAATTGCTTCATCCAGCGATGAATATTTCGTTACGTATAATATGGGGGCAAAGGTTTCATGCTGAACAATTTCATAATTGTTTTCCGCTTCGGCAATGCAGGGTGTTACATAGCAACCGCTTTTATATTCCTTTCCTTCCAGCACTTCGCCGCCGTATAAAATTTTTCCGCCTTCTGTTTTAAGTTTTTCCAAGGCGGCCAGCATATCATTTACCGCACCTTTTTTGACCAGCGGTCCCATGATAATGTTGCTTTCCAGGGGGTTGCCGATTTTAACCTGTTTATAAGCGCTAATTAATTTTTTTATAAAGGTGTCATACACGGAATCATGAATAATCAAACGCCGGGTGGTGGTGCATCTTTGCCCGGAGGTTCCTACCGCGCCAAATAAAACAGCCCGGATGACCATGTCCAAATTGGCATTTTCAGTGATGATAATAGCGTTATTGCCGCCAAGCTCCAATATGGTTTTGCCAAGGCGTTTGGCTACTTGCTCCGCAACTTGTCTGCCCATGGGTATACTGCCGGTAAAGCTTATTAAAGGAACCCTTGGATCGTCTAATAATTTTTGTCCTATTGTGGAGCCCTGTCCGATTAACAAGTTAAAAATGCCTTCGGGCAGTCCTTGTTCTTTAAGCACTTTATTAGCTATTTTTTGAACTGCTATAGCAGTTAACGGGGTAACGCTTGACGGTTTCCAGATTACCACATCACCGGCAATAGCCGCTATAAGAGCGTTCCAGGACCAAACCGCGACTGGGAAATTAAATGCGGTAATAACTCCGACAATGCCAAGCGGGTGCCACTGCTCGTAAAGCCGGTGGTTTTCCCGTTCACTGGCTATGGTCAGACCATACAGCTGTCTTGATAATCCAAGGGCGAAATCAGCTATATCAATCATTTCCTGAACTTCGCCTTCTCCTTCGGGCAGTAATTTACCCATTTCCAATGTTACCAGTTTGCCCAGCAAGTGTTTGTATTTGCGTAATTCAGCGCCGATCAGTCTTACGGTTTCTCCTCTTTGGGGTGCCGGAATATTGCGCCAGATTTTAAAAGCTTGCTGAGCTTTTTGGATTACCAGTTCATAATCCTCCGGCGTTGCCTGGTAAACTGATGCGATAGTCTCACCGTTAATAGGTGATACAGATTCCAGTAACGGGGCATTGGGGCTTTGCAGCCATTGGCCGCAATACACACCGGCATTCTTATCATTAATGCCCAACTCGTTTAGAAAAGCCAAATCGATTTTCATTAAAAGACCTCCTGTTTAAGTATATTGCTATGGTAGTTGAATTAAAATATGAGATGCCGCCCGATGAAAATTGGTTAGACCAGTTCATACCATAGTTCTGCAAAAAAAATAGTGCAAATCAAAAACACTCGGGAAAATCAAGGGTAAAAGCTAATAAAACAACCAAGTATTAATTAAATACTTTACTTGTTATTAGATAAACCCTTCTCCTCACTGTGAGGCGCGTTCGTTTCCAAACGCATCCCAACGACCTTTAATCCATAGATGCTGGCTTGGGACATAGGCTCCTCGGAGGTATAAAGCTGTTCTATAAAATTTTCTACATTGTTTTAATAAACTCCTTCAATAAATAAATTTATTCCATTGAAATTTTTCATCTCCCGGAAGTTCGGTCTTTGACTGTGAACATAGACTCTGGTAATCCATAACGGACCACACGTACCTTGATTTAACGTTTATATTTAAAACAAATGTAGAGAAACTAGTTTTAATATTTAAAAAAGGAGGTATGTAAATTTGCCCAGAGTTAAGTGCTCAGTAAAAGGCTGCTTGTATCAAGAAGGTACTGAATGCAGAGCTTCCAGCATCCAGGTCAAGCCTACCGACCCCGACTTGATGACCAGCGTAACCGACGATACCGCTTGCCAGACGTTCAAGCCGCGCACTTCTGCAGCCGAGGATATATAGAAGTGCAGTAATTATTCGGGCTGAAATGCATAAGCGATATTTTGTAAACTGTCGATATTCTCCAGAGGGTCACCGGATACTGCTATCATGGCGGCGGAGCGGCCCGGAGCTATGCGGCCCCAGTTAAGATTCAATATGCGAGCGCTGTTTATTGTGGCGCAGCGTATTATTTCCCGAGGTGCCAGCCCGGCCTGCCGGTAAAGTTCCAGTTCCCGCCAGTAGCTGTAACCATGACGCACACCCGATGCGCCGGCATCGGTGCCCACGCCCAGGGTAACACCCAGGGCGTGGGCTTCATTAATCATACTCAGCTGCCGGTCTACGGTTCGGGCAATAACACTATCACTATGTTGGCTGGCATGCCTGTCGCCGGAATGGGGCGGCCGGGCGGTTAATTGGGCGGCCACCGGTATAACGGTGGGAATCCAGGCGATGCCTTTTCCAGCCATCAGCTTCAGGGTTTCCCGGCTTAAGAAGTAACCGTGCTCTATAGTATCCGCTCCGGCCTGCACGGCCAAGGCAACCGCTTTGTCCGAACTGGCGTGAGCCATTACCCGCAGTCCCCGGACGTGGGCACCTGCCACGATAGCCGCAAGCTCTTCCGCGGTATACTGCGGCGGCCCCACCCGGGAGTATTCTTTGAAACTGACCACACCTGATACGAGTACCTTGACCTGGTCCACCTTTTGCCGGGTCAGCTGTTCCAATGCGTTGTCCAGCATTTCAGCGGGGGTGCCCCGGCCGAGAAAGGAGCCGTATTTTTGCGGTTTGCGCAGTGCATAGCCCGAGGCCCGAATGACCGGTCCGGTTAATTCACCGTCCGTTATGCGATTCCGGTAGCGCAAAGCTATGCCCGGCCGGTCTCCGCCGTCTCGCACGGCCAGTATGCCGTGGCGGATGGTATCGCATAGTTGGGCGCCGACCTCGTTGTCCAATTCCCCGGGTTGGTCCCAGCGCTCGCGGGCGGCTGAAAAATCCCGGCCGTCCAGGGCCAGATGTACATGGCAATCTACCAGGGGAGGCATAAGCGTTAAATGGTGCAGGTCAAGTGAAATGGTTTGGCGGGTGGGCCAGGTAAACTTGTACGGTGTATCTGTTGCTTTAGTTATTGCCGCTATCCGCCCGTCTTCCAAATAAATACGATCAGCCGGGCAATTAGTTGCTGACTTGCCGCTTGCGCCAAGTATATAATCGGCTATGCCGCCTGCTTTTATGATATAGTTTTTGGTACTAATAATTTTAATCAGTTCCATATTTTTAATGTAACATTGCTTAGCTATTTTAGCAATTCCAAGTATCTAAACTTATTCATTAAAGTTAGGCACGGCAGGGAACGAAGCAAAATTTAACTTTGACAAAAATTATTACAATATTGCCACAACACTATTGGTGTGTTAAAATTAAGAGCAGTATGGGGACGGTATCTGTTTTGGAACCGTACCGAATTTTTATCCTCTGATGGCGTCGTGCAAACGGTATGATGTTTACGACACCTTCGGGTTTTCTTAAACGAAACGACATATACGGCAGATTGTTTGGCCGGGTTTTTTAAGTTTTGCATCTCCGCTTGGAGCCGCTGGGACCGAGACGGGTTACAACAGGGATATTATGCCCTTCGGACTTGTCCGGGGGCTTTTGTGTTTTTTAGGTACAATTGACATAAGGAGTTGTTTATATGCAGGTCTGTCATACGATAAGGGAGATCGGAGAGTTTGTGCAGAACGCCAGGGCCGTGGAAAAAACCATCGGTTTAGTGCCCACCATGGGTTATTTCCACGCTGGGCATTTGAGCCTGATGCGGGAAGCTAAAAAAATGTGCGATGTCGTAGTGGTTTCTCTGTATGTTAACCCGCTTCAGTTCGGGCCTAAGGAAGACCTGGGCGAATATCCCCGGGATTTCGAACGGGACTGTGCCATGGCCCGCTCAGTAGGGGTGGGGGCTATCTTTGCCCCCGGCAATGCTGAAATGTACCCGGCGGGATACAACTCCTTTGTCGAGGTGGCCGGTATAACGGATAAGCTTTGCGGGTTGTCCCGGCCGGGCCATTTTCGGGGAGTAACCACTGTGGTGGCCAAATTATTTAATATTGTCAGGCCGGACCAAGCTTTTTTCGGCCAAAAGGATGCTCAGCAGGCGATAATTATTGAAAAAATGGTGCGGGATTTGAATATGGGGCCGGAGATTGTTACCTTGCCTATTATGCGCGAGGCGGACGGGCTGGCCATGAGTTCCCGCAATGTTTATTTAACCGAAGATCAGCGCCGGGCCGCGCCGGTGCTTTACCGGAGTCTGTGCGCATTTAGGGAGGCCGTGGCCGGCGGTGAAAGGGATGTTGCCAAATTGCGCCGGGATATAAAGGAAATGATTTTGTCCGCCCCCGGTGTTCAAATTGATTACGTGGAAATATTATCAGTGCCCGGTTTGGAGCCGCCAGACACATTAACGGGCA
This genomic interval from Desulfoscipio sp. XC116 contains the following:
- a CDS encoding DUF6765 family protein; the encoded protein is MDINFHYYAVKAVARKAGFDEAEAQAIASFSQYVDDFTDWVPFFTRNVPEWARSLATNVGFGYMFHPATTGFNSMATLAREGNQKWIVAPFHFIPSAPLNTLLDYKNYRVAPAYINVPSLISNMLEEARLELAHPAAARPAVLMKIGMLLHIFADTYSHQRFSGFWSWVNHSKLTSVIENDDAGADVDITASYSPDDYYKITSIGHANVNHAPDDSNVRFSMLQKAAEGDGEETVPYTRSNTADFIDAAEQIMIFLRNCRGLPPIVEAEWGPFRDRFRLGLLTALKETAALGGHWHGIFPEYEFHYEKDTLLQGLAAAIPLEGEARRFSEAHGIEPQLRTATSDTYFRYNVIADQIRRMVVGEVHAPGHVEELRAEARAVFGAAAPANSR
- a CDS encoding DUF364 domain-containing protein, which encodes MEIPTIFKDLEPHINDILRDPQLSDATVKITCRALTVQEAIGSPERNDFPLQKGKEKLMQANIDGFAGQAFTDMPGLYEGTLESALTMPATNNFRRAVIIASLNAALRKLGRASNTIHCKDAGPKECSLQAVQFVKQTFGDPKIAVIGLQPAIAEQLAGHFETRVFDLDPDNIGHVKCNVLIEDGDIDPQEIEAWSDIIFATGSTIANGTIDPFIKMKKPVFFYGTTIAGVADLLGLKRFCPTSA
- a CDS encoding ATP-binding cassette domain-containing protein, translated to MSNLLTVRDLYVKAGNFALQDINFSLKHNDYMVILGPTGCGKTLLLETIAGHYTPGKGSITMQDKDITKLPPEKRRLGFAYQDNPLYPFLSVRENILFGARARKLESDQQTLRYMEQLIETMDLTHLLERPPHFLSGGERQRVSLARALLTRPALLLLDEPLSALDPQTRLSIQSLLKDIHCKEKIGIIHVTHDFTEAMHLGTQIILIKNGQIEQTDNPRDLFMRPATPFAAQFLGMKNTAFHKTHQQTGQARFKCHEAQIIRSSPNCWPALVDSISFSGSYVEIICSGNGHWKVIMPLAEWQDLSLSKGDTLQLSINPENINIIPSEPHTEQPGVIL
- a CDS encoding ABC transporter permease, whose protein sequence is MTAFMLLLIGGLFVYGNWGEIAAIRHNPEFHFAIIFTLWTTVLATLLAGLTAIPCGYILARYNFPGKVLVDTLMDVPIVLPPLVSGVALLILFGPILGDSLARIGLDIVFSQRGVVLAQWFIATPFAIKTFKHAFSTIDLRLEKIARTLGYPPEKVFLKVTLPLAKNGLLGGLTMAWARTLGEFGATAMLAGIVRMKTETLSVAVFLNMSIGDLQFSLVIAVIMLLLALVLLTLLKIITKTEVHI
- the modA gene encoding molybdate ABC transporter substrate-binding protein, translated to MNIKPIRHLLVLLLVLIMSAQLAGCGEQAESPGEDPAAKQTNKDQAELFAYVGANLKEPVVELVTKYEQETGNKVEMTFNNTGVLINQMETTKHGDIYMPGGISYMKSIQEKGYIADYVSPIAYHTPVIVVPKGNPANIHSINDLAGPGVKLVLPDKEATAIGRTVYKVFAKLGIEEEIEKNTLTVVETVPKVLSTLTMGQGDAGIAEYSNYYKNRDKLDLVEIDPEINPPEEIPCASLTFSENNELAAGFLDFMQENGPEVFAKYGFKTEQP
- a CDS encoding helix-turn-helix transcriptional regulator codes for the protein MKEDLSLTPEEVAGILKIAKNTVYELVKRGELPAYRVGRKIRIELNDVLTYKKQGKKTVVSGLPGEFSPPEVTSGYMVVCGQDALLDILTRHLEQTPGGMRVFRHYVGSFAGLMALYHGKVHMTAIHLWDGHSGQYNIPFVRYMLPGIPTVIIHLTCRMQGFYVAEGNPHNIGGWSDLTKTGVRFVNREKGSGTRVLLDGQLNLRGIDRKKIVGYETEELSHLSVASTVARDAADVGLGNEKASLQVRGISFIPMQKERYDLVIKKEDMEKPEYQAVLDIIRSSSFKSELKGLGDYDLTETGMIMAET
- a CDS encoding aldehyde dehydrogenase family protein; translation: MKIDLAFLNELGINDKNAGVYCGQWLQSPNAPLLESVSPINGETIASVYQATPEDYELVIQKAQQAFKIWRNIPAPQRGETVRLIGAELRKYKHLLGKLVTLEMGKLLPEGEGEVQEMIDIADFALGLSRQLYGLTIASERENHRLYEQWHPLGIVGVITAFNFPVAVWSWNALIAAIAGDVVIWKPSSVTPLTAIAVQKIANKVLKEQGLPEGIFNLLIGQGSTIGQKLLDDPRVPLISFTGSIPMGRQVAEQVAKRLGKTILELGGNNAIIITENANLDMVIRAVLFGAVGTSGQRCTTTRRLIIHDSVYDTFIKKLISAYKQVKIGNPLESNIIMGPLVKKGAVNDMLAALEKLKTEGGKILYGGEVLEGKEYKSGCYVTPCIAEAENNYEIVQHETFAPILYVTKYSSLDEAIQMHNDVPQGLSSAIFSSNLHEVEKFLGPQGSDCGIANVNIGTSGAEIGGAFGGEKDTGGGRESGSDAWKGYMRRQTVTINWGDKLPLAQGIKFGDF